One part of the Chromatiales bacterium genome encodes these proteins:
- the ndk gene encoding nucleoside-diphosphate kinase: protein MAVERTISIIKPDAVGKNVIGKIYTRFEDAGLKIVAAKMKHLSKADAEGFYAVHKERPFFNDLVSFMTSGPVMIQVLEGEDAVAKNREIMGATNPKDAAPGTIRADFAETIDENAVHGSDSLENAKIEIAYFFGDDEICPRTR from the coding sequence ATGGCCGTTGAACGCACCATTTCCATCATCAAGCCCGATGCCGTTGGCAAGAACGTGATCGGCAAGATCTACACCCGCTTCGAGGACGCCGGCCTCAAGATCGTCGCCGCCAAGATGAAGCACCTGAGCAAGGCCGACGCCGAGGGCTTCTACGCCGTGCACAAGGAACGTCCGTTCTTCAACGACCTGGTCTCCTTCATGACCTCCGGCCCGGTGATGATCCAGGTGCTGGAAGGCGAGGATGCCGTGGCGAAGAACCGCGAGATCATGGGCGCCACCAACCCCAAGGATGCCGCCCCCGGCACCATCCGCGCCGACTTCGCCGAGACCATCGACGAGAACGCCGTGCACGGTTCCGACAGCCTGGAAAACGCCAAGATCGAGATCGCCTACTTCTTCGGCGACGACGAGATCTGCCCGCGCACCCGTTAA
- the rlmN gene encoding 23S rRNA (adenine(2503)-C(2))-methyltransferase RlmN produces the protein MTTVQKVNLLGLDREAMEAFFVELGEKPFRARQMLQWIHQNGVHDFEAMTNISKALRQRLMDIAEIRAPEVVMDQHSEDGTHKWLLRLDDGQCIETVFIPERDRGTLCVSSQVGCALDCTFCSTARQGFNRNLSVAEIIGQLWVARQQLQPEIGKSRIVTNVVMMGMGEPLLNFDNAVSAMKLMLDDLGYGLSKRRVTLSTSGVVPAMDRLRDVLDVALAVSLHAPNDELRNELVPLNRKYPIAELMAACRRYLDAQSHRMRVTIEYVMLEGVNDQPEHARQLIRLLKDLPSKVNLIPFNPFPETRYKRSSPQAIQRFRDMLQAAGLNTITRKTRGDDIDAACGQLAGKVADRSRRELHFARIEQGVSR, from the coding sequence ATGACCACCGTACAGAAAGTGAACCTGCTGGGCCTCGATCGCGAGGCGATGGAGGCGTTTTTCGTCGAGCTGGGCGAAAAACCCTTCCGCGCACGCCAGATGCTGCAGTGGATTCACCAGAACGGGGTGCACGACTTCGAGGCCATGACCAACATCAGCAAGGCCCTGCGCCAGCGCCTGATGGACATCGCCGAGATCCGCGCCCCCGAAGTGGTCATGGACCAGCATTCCGAGGACGGCACCCACAAGTGGCTGCTGCGCCTGGACGACGGGCAGTGCATCGAGACCGTGTTCATTCCCGAACGCGACCGCGGCACACTGTGTGTCTCCTCCCAGGTGGGCTGTGCGCTGGACTGCACCTTCTGCTCCACCGCCCGTCAGGGCTTCAACCGCAACCTGTCGGTGGCCGAGATCATCGGCCAGCTGTGGGTGGCGCGCCAGCAGCTGCAGCCGGAGATCGGCAAGAGCCGCATCGTCACCAACGTGGTGATGATGGGCATGGGCGAGCCCCTGCTCAATTTCGACAACGCCGTCTCGGCGATGAAGCTCATGCTCGACGACCTGGGCTACGGGCTCTCCAAGCGGCGCGTGACACTCTCCACCTCGGGCGTGGTGCCGGCCATGGATCGCCTGCGCGACGTGCTCGACGTGGCGCTGGCCGTCTCGCTGCATGCCCCCAACGACGAGCTGCGCAACGAACTGGTGCCGCTCAACCGCAAGTACCCGATCGCGGAGCTGATGGCCGCCTGCCGGCGTTATCTCGATGCGCAGAGCCATCGCATGCGCGTCACCATCGAATACGTCATGCTCGAGGGCGTCAACGACCAGCCCGAGCATGCCCGACAGCTGATCCGCCTGCTCAAGGACCTGCCGTCGAAGGTGAACCTGATTCCCTTCAATCCTTTTCCCGAGACCCGCTACAAGCGATCCAGTCCACAGGCCATCCAGCGCTTTCGTGATATGCTCCAGGCAGCGGGGCTCAATACGATCACCCGCAAGACCCGCGGCGACGACATCGACGCGGCCTGCGGCCAGCTGGCCGGCAAGGTCGCGGATCGCAGCCGCCGCGAACTGCATTTCGCGCGTATAGAACAGGGAGTATCCCGTTGA
- the iscX gene encoding Fe-S cluster assembly protein IscX, whose product MSLKWTDTLEIAIQLDEAHPEVDPTHVNFVDLRNWVMALEEFDDDPNHSGERILEAIQMAWIEERE is encoded by the coding sequence ATGAGTCTCAAGTGGACGGATACCCTGGAAATCGCCATCCAGCTCGACGAGGCCCACCCGGAGGTGGACCCCACCCACGTGAACTTCGTGGACCTGCGCAACTGGGTGATGGCGCTGGAGGAGTTCGACGACGACCCGAACCACTCGGGCGAGCGCATCCTCGAGGCCATCCAGATGGCCTGGATCGAGGAGCGCGAGTAG
- the fdx gene encoding ISC system 2Fe-2S type ferredoxin: protein MPQIIFLPHEEICPDGAVIEAEAGTSICDAALKNGIEIEHACEKSCACTTCHVYVREGAESLNEATDDEDDLLDKAWGLDPDSRLSCQAIVADADLVVEIPKYTINMVSEKH from the coding sequence ATGCCGCAGATCATCTTTTTGCCGCACGAGGAAATCTGTCCCGACGGCGCGGTCATCGAGGCCGAGGCCGGCACCAGCATCTGCGATGCGGCGCTGAAGAACGGGATCGAGATCGAGCACGCCTGCGAGAAATCCTGTGCCTGCACCACCTGTCACGTCTATGTGCGCGAGGGCGCGGAATCGCTCAACGAGGCCACCGACGACGAGGACGATCTGCTGGACAAGGCCTGGGGCCTGGACCCGGACTCGCGCCTGAGTTGCCAGGCCATCGTCGCGGACGCCGACCTCGTGGTCGAGATCCCGAAGTACACCATCAACATGGTTTCCGAGAAGCACTGA